The following are encoded together in the Vibrio zhugei genome:
- the ydiJ gene encoding D-2-hydroxyglutarate dehydrogenase YdiJ, producing MLPRLHHHSDIEPSVVHFLNELDAAGFQGDIETQYSSRFSVATDNSVYQQLPQAVVHPRTSEDVVLIGKISSKPEFENVTFSPRGGGTGTNGQSLTQGVVVDLSRHMNKVIEINEKEGWVRVQAGVVKDQLNDAVRPYGYFFSPDLSTSNRATLGGMINTDASGQGSLKYGKTSDHVLSLQAVFADGSLLETDGSGPDPQETSFAAQALSVTEHICRTQRDAIVAKFPPLNRFLTGYDLKNAINEADDSFDITRVLCGAEGSLAFITEATLNLTPIPTARTLVTVKYDSFDSALRNAPLMVEAQALSVETVDSKVLNLAKQDIVWHGVRDLITDVPGLEMQGINIVEFADQDQASVDHLVAELVARLDETMQKGQSGIIGYQVCTDLASIQRIYGMRKKAVGLLGAAKGRAKPVPFTEDTCVPPEHLADYISEFRALLDKNQLTYGMFGHVDAGVLHVRPALDMCDPQQEKIMLHISDEVVKLVAKYGGLMWGEHGKGYRSEYSPAFFGEALYQELRRVKGAFDPHNKMNPGKICTPLESQAELVKVASVTRGYYDRQIDVQVRDSFKQAMLCNGNGLCFNYDTSSPMCPSMKVSADRRHSPKGRAGLVREWLRQLSEEGIDILSLEQETYERTSTVKALVNRVRHRLNQRHEYDFSHEVFEAMNGCLACKACASQCPIKVDVPSFRSRFLNIYHSRYQRPAKDYLVANIETLLPTMAKIPHVVNRLLSQGWVKHVTKKTIGYVDAPLLSVPVLAKRIRRHPLEAFDVQRLSRLSEEEKQQYVILVQDPFTSYYDADVVEDMIALAVKLGKKPVLLPFKPNGKSQHVKGFMQKFKSTATNTAEFLTQVAELGIPLIGVDPAMVLCYRDEYVELLGDHRGQFDVLLVHEWLLPQLSESTHEQGMTDTTPWYLFSHCTEKTKLPNTEAEWGTIFAHFGAQLQAVPVGCCGMAGTFGHEADKLQMSTDIYGLSWKPNLAQLPQERCLMTGYSCRSQVKRFEHYQPKHPLQAVLSILNGMTRV from the coding sequence ATGTTACCAAGACTTCACCACCATTCTGATATAGAGCCAAGCGTCGTTCATTTCTTGAATGAACTTGATGCTGCGGGCTTTCAAGGAGATATTGAAACCCAATACTCCAGTCGATTTTCTGTTGCCACTGATAACAGTGTTTATCAGCAATTGCCTCAGGCTGTCGTTCATCCACGCACGTCTGAAGATGTGGTGCTCATAGGAAAGATTAGTTCAAAACCAGAATTTGAAAATGTCACTTTTTCACCACGAGGCGGTGGGACAGGAACGAACGGGCAATCCTTAACGCAAGGCGTGGTGGTTGATTTGTCTCGTCACATGAATAAAGTGATTGAAATTAATGAAAAAGAAGGGTGGGTTCGTGTACAGGCAGGCGTGGTTAAAGACCAGCTTAACGATGCCGTTCGCCCTTACGGATATTTTTTCTCGCCGGATCTTTCGACGAGCAATCGTGCAACCTTGGGTGGGATGATCAATACCGATGCTTCCGGACAAGGGTCATTAAAATACGGGAAAACCTCCGATCACGTACTCTCACTGCAAGCGGTATTTGCTGATGGTTCCCTCTTAGAGACCGATGGTAGCGGGCCCGATCCACAAGAGACTTCGTTCGCGGCTCAAGCGCTATCGGTTACCGAGCATATCTGCCGCACTCAGCGTGATGCCATTGTCGCCAAGTTTCCACCGCTGAACCGTTTTTTAACGGGGTATGATTTAAAGAACGCCATCAATGAAGCCGATGACAGTTTTGATATCACACGGGTTTTGTGTGGTGCCGAAGGATCGCTTGCGTTCATTACCGAAGCCACGCTCAATTTAACGCCGATTCCTACTGCTCGCACGTTGGTCACTGTTAAGTATGACAGTTTTGACTCTGCGCTTCGTAACGCGCCGCTGATGGTGGAAGCGCAAGCACTGTCGGTTGAAACCGTTGATTCCAAGGTACTGAATTTAGCCAAACAAGACATCGTTTGGCATGGGGTTCGCGATTTGATCACCGATGTGCCTGGGCTTGAGATGCAAGGAATTAATATTGTCGAGTTTGCCGATCAAGACCAAGCGAGTGTCGATCACTTAGTGGCTGAACTGGTGGCGCGTCTGGATGAGACCATGCAAAAAGGTCAATCGGGTATTATCGGTTATCAAGTGTGTACGGATTTGGCGAGTATTCAACGTATTTATGGAATGCGTAAGAAAGCTGTCGGCCTGTTAGGCGCGGCGAAAGGTCGAGCGAAACCTGTCCCATTCACGGAAGATACCTGTGTCCCGCCCGAGCATTTGGCGGACTATATTAGTGAATTTCGGGCACTGCTCGATAAAAATCAACTGACGTATGGCATGTTCGGTCACGTTGACGCTGGGGTATTGCACGTACGCCCTGCGCTGGATATGTGCGATCCGCAGCAAGAGAAAATCATGCTGCACATCTCGGATGAGGTGGTGAAGCTGGTGGCGAAGTATGGTGGATTGATGTGGGGCGAACATGGTAAAGGCTATCGCTCAGAATACAGTCCTGCTTTTTTTGGTGAGGCGCTCTATCAAGAATTACGGCGCGTTAAAGGCGCATTTGATCCGCACAATAAAATGAATCCTGGCAAAATTTGTACCCCGCTGGAATCACAAGCCGAGCTGGTGAAAGTCGCGAGCGTGACACGGGGCTACTATGACCGCCAAATTGATGTGCAAGTTCGCGATAGCTTTAAGCAAGCAATGCTGTGCAATGGTAATGGTTTGTGTTTTAACTACGATACCAGCTCGCCGATGTGCCCATCGATGAAAGTGTCTGCTGACCGCCGTCATTCGCCGAAAGGCCGGGCTGGCTTAGTCCGAGAATGGCTACGCCAATTGAGTGAAGAAGGCATCGACATTTTAAGCCTAGAGCAGGAAACCTATGAGCGGACATCCACCGTCAAAGCTCTGGTGAATCGCGTGCGTCATCGTCTCAATCAACGTCATGAATACGATTTTTCTCACGAAGTGTTTGAAGCCATGAACGGGTGTTTGGCCTGTAAGGCATGCGCCAGCCAGTGTCCAATCAAAGTCGATGTTCCAAGCTTTCGCTCACGCTTTTTGAATATTTATCATTCGCGATATCAGCGTCCGGCGAAAGATTATTTAGTGGCGAATATTGAAACCCTATTGCCGACGATGGCGAAAATTCCCCATGTTGTCAATCGCCTATTGTCGCAAGGCTGGGTTAAACATGTCACAAAAAAAACCATTGGTTATGTGGATGCACCGTTGTTGTCGGTTCCCGTGTTGGCCAAGCGAATCCGTCGCCATCCGCTGGAAGCTTTCGATGTGCAGCGTTTGTCGCGGCTATCTGAGGAGGAGAAACAACAATACGTCATTTTGGTACAAGATCCTTTTACCTCCTATTATGATGCTGACGTGGTTGAGGATATGATTGCGCTCGCCGTCAAGCTGGGTAAAAAGCCCGTTTTATTACCGTTTAAACCTAACGGTAAATCCCAGCACGTGAAAGGCTTTATGCAGAAATTTAAGTCGACAGCGACGAATACCGCAGAATTTTTAACGCAAGTCGCTGAGTTAGGTATTCCGCTGATCGGGGTGGATCCTGCGATGGTGCTTTGTTATCGCGATGAGTACGTGGAATTGCTTGGTGACCATCGTGGACAATTTGATGTTTTGTTGGTGCACGAATGGTTATTACCCCAGTTGTCGGAATCCACTCACGAGCAAGGGATGACGGATACAACGCCGTGGTATTTGTTTAGCCATTGTACCGAAAAAACGAAGCTACCCAATACAGAAGCCGAGTGGGGGACCATTTTTGCGCATTTTGGGGCTCAATTACAGGCAGTGCCGGTGGGATGTTGTGGTATGGCTGGCACGTTTGGTCATGAAGCCGATAAGCTGCAAATGTCGACGGATATTTATGGGTTGAGCTGGAAACCCAATCTTGCACAATTGCCACAAGAGCGATGTTTGATGACCGGTTACAGTTGCCGCAGTCAGGTCAAGCGCTTTGAGCACTATCAGCCTAAACATCCACTACAAGCCGTACTGTCAATTTTAAATGGTATGACGCGGGTGTGA
- a CDS encoding substrate-binding domain-containing protein gives MATIKDVAKLSGVSVATVSRVINKSPKASSASIDAVTKAMQELGYRPNATARALVSQSTQTMGVLVADVSDPFFGTLIKAVDTVAHQHGKHLLIGNGYHSADGERQALELLINNRCDALVVHAKALSDDELIAFANEAKGMVIINRHIPAIAERCVSLDNVQGAYLATEYLIRHGHKHIACIASNHNIEDVEKRINGYRQALKDYGLAQPEDYISYGSPSLEGGEDAMTNLLNRSLPITGVVGYNDYMAAGALSTLDDNDIDVPKQMSIVGFDDGLIARYVKPRLTTVRYPIHVMAERAAHIALTLAENKPLDPNMSTQYAPTMVKRDSVKSLL, from the coding sequence ATGGCAACCATTAAAGATGTGGCAAAATTGTCCGGTGTTTCTGTTGCCACCGTTTCACGTGTTATCAATAAATCACCTAAAGCCAGCAGCGCATCCATCGATGCCGTGACAAAAGCCATGCAGGAGCTTGGCTATCGACCAAATGCGACTGCGAGAGCCTTAGTCAGCCAAAGTACCCAAACCATGGGCGTGTTGGTGGCCGATGTCTCCGATCCGTTTTTTGGCACACTGATCAAAGCGGTCGATACGGTGGCACATCAGCACGGTAAGCACCTACTGATTGGTAATGGCTACCATTCAGCCGACGGTGAACGACAAGCATTAGAGTTATTGATCAATAATCGTTGTGATGCGCTCGTTGTGCATGCCAAAGCACTGTCTGATGACGAACTCATCGCCTTTGCCAACGAAGCCAAAGGAATGGTGATCATTAATCGACATATTCCCGCAATCGCAGAACGCTGCGTATCGTTAGATAATGTTCAAGGGGCGTATTTAGCCACTGAGTATTTGATTCGCCATGGGCATAAGCATATTGCGTGTATCGCTTCAAATCACAATATTGAAGATGTCGAAAAACGCATCAATGGCTATCGTCAGGCCCTAAAAGATTATGGTTTGGCACAACCGGAAGACTATATCAGTTATGGCTCACCAAGCTTAGAAGGGGGTGAAGATGCCATGACCAATCTATTAAATCGGTCACTGCCAATTACGGGCGTCGTCGGTTATAACGATTATATGGCCGCTGGGGCGCTCTCAACACTGGATGACAATGATATTGACGTTCCCAAGCAAATGTCGATTGTCGGTTTTGATGATGGGTTAATTGCGCGCTATGTGAAGCCACGCCTAACGACAGTACGCTACCCTATCCATGTGATGGCTGAACGTGCGGCGCATATTGCGTTAACACTCGCCGAGAACAAACCGCTGGATCCGAATATGTCAACGCAGTACGCCCCGACAATGGTGAAAAGAGATTCGGTCAAGTCATTACTCTGA
- a CDS encoding J domain-containing protein has product MLKLIFIVSVFFASSAYAADFAVLKRQADANDAQAQYALALAYQQGEQVSASPSQAVFWFEKAAEQGNIKAMQQLVAAYQTGNGTAPDSQKVQFWLTRLALKGAPQASFQLGSYYENLKQASIPTSVLAELWYHIASTSDPRAEKKYAQLLEEKFNQQRARQVASINQLEQAVTEPVATSGADKTDDQLETSGYVSRSNLLIVLVILLGMALLGFMRMKRQQTQGYQHAMKQRAAEQAGELLTKSKTIKQQKQQLKRLFGQLQLLQKSHKELQQQLAQQSAPSSPPQPNEPHSQKMAVACAILGYTPTTLPDNKTIKIRYKQLCKIYHPDMKGSDEEMKRLNHAVKYLLAQRR; this is encoded by the coding sequence GTGTTGAAACTGATCTTCATCGTAAGTGTCTTCTTTGCCAGCTCAGCGTATGCTGCTGATTTCGCCGTACTTAAGCGTCAAGCAGACGCCAATGATGCCCAAGCCCAATATGCACTTGCGCTTGCCTATCAACAAGGTGAACAGGTGAGTGCCTCCCCTTCACAAGCTGTGTTCTGGTTTGAAAAAGCCGCCGAGCAAGGCAATATCAAGGCGATGCAGCAACTCGTTGCGGCATATCAAACCGGTAATGGGACAGCCCCAGATTCACAGAAAGTACAATTTTGGCTCACTCGCTTAGCCCTAAAGGGCGCGCCACAGGCATCGTTTCAACTTGGGAGTTACTATGAGAACCTCAAGCAAGCCTCTATTCCCACAAGCGTACTCGCTGAGCTTTGGTACCACATTGCCAGTACCAGCGATCCCCGTGCGGAAAAAAAATACGCTCAGTTGCTGGAAGAGAAATTTAATCAACAGCGCGCCCGTCAAGTCGCGTCAATTAATCAGCTAGAACAAGCGGTCACGGAGCCAGTTGCCACAAGTGGCGCCGATAAAACCGATGACCAGCTCGAAACTTCCGGTTATGTCTCACGTTCCAATCTATTGATTGTACTCGTAATCTTATTGGGGATGGCATTACTTGGGTTTATGCGAATGAAGCGACAGCAAACGCAAGGCTATCAGCACGCGATGAAACAACGCGCCGCCGAACAGGCAGGCGAGTTATTGACAAAATCCAAAACCATTAAACAACAAAAACAGCAGTTAAAGCGTCTATTTGGACAATTACAGCTGCTGCAAAAAAGCCATAAAGAACTGCAACAACAATTGGCACAACAATCCGCACCGTCGTCACCGCCCCAACCTAATGAACCCCACAGTCAAAAAATGGCCGTAGCCTGCGCGATCCTTGGCTATACCCCCACCACATTGCCTGATAATAAAACCATCAAAATTCGCTACAAACAACTGTGTAAAATTTATCATCCCGATATGAAAGGCAGTGATGAAGAAATGAAACGCCTGAACCATGCAGTAAAATATCTGCTGGCCCAACGCCGCTAG
- a CDS encoding phosphoribosylaminoimidazolesuccinocarboxamide synthase: protein MSLAEQVLAVNDDLPIRTRLPVHSGKVRSVYWLTEEDSQRLIQEKGYNVAPNAPLAIMVISDRISAFDCVWHAEGGLNGVPGKGAALNAISNHWFECFKQHGLAESHIVDIPHPFVWIVQQAKPVKVEAICRQYITGSMWRAYEKGERTFCGIELPDGLQKDARLDELLITPSTKGILRGIPGVPEADDVDITRHDLEANYQAFNFAQPSDIDRYETLLKQGFSVIRDALANIDQLFVDTKFEFGYITDAQGKEKLIYMDEVGTPDSSRIWDGHAYAKGEIIENSKEGFRQFLLRYFPDPDILLNKERMPEREALARDNALPHEALMDISRTYLGIAEKIIGQAIPLSANPKQEIIDILDKEYQLIDH, encoded by the coding sequence ATGAGTCTTGCTGAACAAGTTCTTGCCGTCAACGACGACCTCCCGATTCGCACCCGCCTTCCCGTACACAGCGGTAAAGTTCGTTCCGTGTATTGGCTAACCGAAGAAGATAGCCAGCGGCTTATTCAAGAAAAGGGCTACAATGTGGCTCCCAATGCGCCATTGGCGATCATGGTCATTAGTGACCGCATATCGGCATTTGACTGTGTTTGGCACGCTGAAGGCGGTTTAAACGGTGTACCAGGAAAAGGCGCAGCACTAAATGCAATCTCAAATCATTGGTTTGAATGCTTCAAACAGCATGGACTTGCCGAAAGTCACATCGTCGATATTCCTCATCCTTTCGTGTGGATCGTACAGCAGGCGAAACCAGTAAAAGTAGAAGCGATATGCCGTCAATACATTACCGGTTCAATGTGGCGAGCTTATGAAAAAGGCGAACGAACTTTCTGTGGCATTGAATTACCCGATGGCTTACAAAAAGACGCTCGCCTCGATGAACTGTTAATCACGCCATCGACTAAAGGCATTCTGCGTGGTATTCCGGGCGTACCGGAAGCCGACGATGTCGACATCACTCGCCATGATCTTGAAGCGAACTACCAAGCGTTTAACTTTGCTCAGCCCAGCGATATTGATCGCTACGAAACGCTCCTCAAGCAAGGTTTTAGTGTGATCAGGGACGCATTGGCCAATATTGACCAATTATTTGTCGATACTAAATTCGAATTCGGTTATATCACCGATGCGCAAGGCAAAGAAAAGCTCATCTATATGGATGAGGTCGGCACGCCAGATTCCTCGCGTATTTGGGATGGTCATGCCTATGCCAAAGGTGAGATTATTGAAAACTCTAAAGAAGGGTTTCGCCAGTTTTTATTGCGTTACTTCCCTGACCCAGATATTTTGCTAAACAAAGAGCGCATGCCAGAGCGTGAAGCGTTGGCTCGTGACAATGCCCTACCCCATGAGGCACTAATGGATATTTCACGTACTTATCTTGGTATTGCCGAAAAAATTATTGGCCAAGCGATACCACTCAGTGCCAATCCCAAACAAGAAATCATCGATATTTTGGATAAAGAATATCAATTGATCGACCATTAA
- the galK gene encoding galactokinase: MSEPKHIVCDTFQRVFYYQPQSLIHAPGRVNLIGEHTDYNDGFVLPCAIDYHTVVAASPRPDRIVRVVACDYDDEQDEFDLDAPITFIENKLWANYIRGVVQCLITRGYALSGADLVISGNVPQGAGLSSSAALEVVIGQTFKTLCQLPLSQSEIALIGQQAENEFVGCNCGIMDQLISAQGQQDHALLIDCRSLDTQAIPMPSDVAVMIINSNKQRGLVDSEYNARRQQCEEAARHLGVNALRDVTLADFERQQDQLSPVVAKRARHVISENHRTELAAKALAAGDLAQMGELMEQSHRSMRDDFEITVQEIDTLVTIIKEVIHSQGGVRMTGGGFGGCVVALVPPHLVEAVRHAVTTQYHAKTGLKETIYVCKAVNGAGCL, encoded by the coding sequence ATGTCTGAACCAAAACATATTGTGTGCGACACGTTTCAACGCGTTTTCTATTATCAACCTCAGTCGTTGATCCATGCTCCAGGTCGCGTCAACCTGATCGGTGAACATACCGATTATAACGATGGATTTGTTTTACCATGTGCGATTGACTATCACACTGTCGTGGCAGCCAGTCCTCGTCCGGACCGCATCGTGCGGGTTGTGGCGTGTGATTATGATGATGAACAAGATGAGTTTGATCTGGATGCGCCGATCACGTTTATCGAAAACAAGCTGTGGGCGAATTACATTCGTGGCGTGGTGCAGTGTTTAATCACGCGTGGTTATGCCTTGTCTGGCGCCGATCTTGTAATAAGCGGTAACGTGCCACAAGGGGCGGGGCTCAGTTCGTCCGCAGCGTTAGAGGTCGTGATCGGACAAACGTTTAAGACATTGTGTCAGTTGCCCTTATCACAAAGTGAGATCGCTCTTATCGGCCAACAAGCCGAGAACGAGTTTGTCGGGTGTAATTGTGGCATCATGGACCAATTAATTTCGGCGCAAGGTCAACAGGATCATGCATTATTGATTGATTGCCGTTCATTGGACACACAGGCGATTCCGATGCCTTCTGACGTTGCCGTTATGATCATTAATAGCAACAAGCAGAGAGGGTTAGTGGACAGTGAATACAATGCGCGCCGACAACAATGTGAAGAAGCGGCGCGGCATTTAGGTGTCAACGCTCTGCGTGATGTTACGCTTGCCGACTTTGAGCGCCAGCAAGATCAACTCTCGCCTGTTGTTGCCAAACGGGCACGGCATGTGATTTCAGAAAACCACCGTACAGAGTTAGCCGCGAAGGCGCTGGCGGCCGGTGATTTGGCGCAGATGGGAGAGCTCATGGAGCAATCGCATCGCTCAATGCGTGATGATTTTGAAATCACGGTTCAAGAAATCGATACGCTCGTTACGATCATTAAAGAGGTCATCCATTCGCAAGGGGGCGTGCGTATGACGGGCGGCGGATTCGGTGGATGTGTGGTGGCTTTAGTGCCACCGCATCTCGTCGAAGCAGTGCGTCATGCTGTGACGACTCAGTATCATGCGAAGACAGGGTTAAAAGAGACCATTTATGTGTGTAAAGCGGTCAATGGGGCCGGTTGTTTGTGA
- a CDS encoding UDP-glucose--hexose-1-phosphate uridylyltransferase, protein MAELTFDPVEHPHRRLNPLTGQYVLVSPHRAKRPWSGQNDLAPTELLPDYDAECFLCPTNTRVSGDVNPDYSGTFVFKNDFAALQPDTPSAPARDNALFHCEDARGLSRVICFSPDHSKTLPELSLNAIRGVIDTWDAQIAELGRDYVWVQVFENKGAMMGCSQPHPHGQVWANSFLPNEVANKERHLREYFAKNGRNLLMDYVQAEIEDGARTVVDTQYWLAVVPYWAAWPFETLLLPKMPVRRMAELTGEQRDDLALALKKLTSRYDNLFQCSFPYSMGWHYAPFFEEGSVLDHWQLHAMFYPPLLRSATVKKFMVGYEMLAESQRDLTPEQAAERLRAVSDVHFNEPSSSSS, encoded by the coding sequence ATGGCAGAGTTGACCTTTGATCCTGTTGAACACCCCCATCGCCGTTTAAACCCGTTGACTGGACAGTATGTACTGGTCTCGCCACATCGAGCGAAACGTCCATGGAGTGGGCAAAATGACCTCGCCCCGACAGAGTTGTTGCCTGACTATGATGCGGAGTGTTTTTTATGTCCTACCAATACTCGAGTGTCCGGTGATGTCAATCCGGATTATTCAGGAACCTTTGTCTTTAAAAACGATTTTGCCGCGCTCCAGCCTGATACTCCAAGCGCTCCAGCTCGTGATAATGCTTTGTTCCATTGTGAAGACGCACGCGGGTTAAGCCGCGTCATCTGTTTTTCACCGGATCACAGCAAAACGCTACCGGAATTATCGCTTAACGCGATTCGGGGCGTGATTGATACGTGGGATGCGCAGATTGCTGAATTAGGGCGTGATTATGTCTGGGTACAGGTTTTTGAAAACAAAGGCGCGATGATGGGGTGTTCGCAGCCACATCCTCATGGCCAAGTGTGGGCAAATAGCTTTTTACCGAATGAAGTCGCTAATAAAGAACGGCATTTACGTGAGTATTTTGCAAAAAATGGACGTAACCTGCTGATGGATTATGTTCAGGCGGAAATAGAGGATGGGGCTCGAACCGTCGTCGATACGCAATATTGGTTGGCCGTGGTGCCGTATTGGGCGGCCTGGCCATTTGAAACTTTATTATTGCCTAAAATGCCTGTACGTCGTATGGCTGAGTTAACTGGCGAGCAGCGCGATGATCTCGCGCTGGCGTTAAAGAAACTGACCAGTCGCTATGACAATCTTTTTCAGTGCTCGTTTCCCTATTCGATGGGATGGCATTATGCGCCCTTTTTTGAAGAAGGGAGTGTGCTTGATCATTGGCAGTTGCACGCCATGTTCTACCCACCGCTCTTGCGCAGTGCAACCGTAAAAAAATTCATGGTGGGCTATGAAATGCTGGCAGAATCGCAACGTGATCTTACCCCAGAGCAAGCGGCCGAACGCCTACGCGCAGTTAGCGATGTACACTTTAATGAACCATCGTCATCCTCCTCGTAA
- a CDS encoding DUF3334 family protein, which produces MRKNKTITTEDILLKLCQSVSTVLSSATNEKVSYSAMVQKITKTSLKPDFGCFVLFDGGFSGLVVINFTAKAALELYSSYMINMGIPEDELAVLHTSDEVGDVLGELMNQLVGDFTNKVRKELQTNITQNQPKMLCLNKQVNLSVDTNLDRPQARRVTFSTQKNNIFYLELAMDKTEFIQLEDFEIQQDESPDDILAATQETMAKNTAASKQDVDDLNSDLLDELGI; this is translated from the coding sequence ATGAGAAAAAACAAAACCATTACCACTGAAGACATTCTGTTGAAGCTTTGTCAGTCAGTTTCAACCGTTCTAAGTTCTGCTACCAACGAGAAAGTCAGCTATTCAGCGATGGTACAAAAAATCACAAAAACCTCGCTCAAACCCGACTTTGGTTGTTTCGTACTCTTTGATGGTGGATTTTCAGGGTTAGTGGTGATCAACTTTACCGCCAAAGCCGCTTTAGAGCTTTACTCAAGTTATATGATCAATATGGGCATCCCGGAAGACGAACTTGCTGTTTTGCACACCTCTGATGAAGTGGGTGACGTGCTAGGTGAACTGATGAACCAGCTTGTCGGTGACTTCACCAATAAAGTCCGTAAAGAGCTCCAAACCAACATAACCCAAAACCAACCTAAAATGTTGTGCCTCAATAAGCAGGTCAACTTATCGGTTGATACCAACTTAGACCGCCCGCAAGCGCGTCGTGTAACGTTTTCTACTCAGAAAAACAATATTTTTTATCTTGAACTTGCCATGGATAAAACCGAATTTATCCAATTAGAAGACTTTGAAATCCAACAAGATGAAAGTCCTGATGATATTCTAGCAGCGACACAAGAAACCATGGCCAAAAATACCGCCGCTTCCAAACAAGATGTCGATGATTTGAATTCTGATTTATTAGATGAGTTAGGTATTTAA
- a CDS encoding DUF2786 domain-containing protein, whose amino-acid sequence MDKQKALKRIAKCLELGNSANVNEAASAIKMAHRLMVKYGLDKDDIEFIKMGKTQSTHLLPTNISSNILRIIRGINTKFGVEAVLLNHKGLKRCEFIGEADRAIFAAFAFDIVYRELNEQTGQFRNSFSGSGTSTNEVTRRVNSFISGWIEGALEKLPEIAPDEESANKINNYIDKEFENIDRETFKKQMSEAIKNLTDDYEVGLKKGRRLSVNRAVDGAQKPKMLKRTSS is encoded by the coding sequence ATGGATAAACAGAAAGCACTTAAAAGAATCGCCAAATGTCTTGAATTGGGTAATTCTGCCAATGTAAACGAAGCAGCCAGCGCGATAAAAATGGCGCACCGCTTAATGGTGAAGTATGGGTTGGATAAAGATGATATCGAATTCATCAAAATGGGGAAAACCCAATCGACACATCTGTTACCCACTAATATCTCTTCTAATATTCTGCGCATCATTCGCGGGATTAACACCAAGTTCGGTGTAGAAGCGGTATTACTCAATCATAAAGGATTGAAACGTTGTGAATTTATTGGCGAAGCAGACCGTGCTATTTTTGCAGCGTTTGCGTTTGATATTGTCTATCGCGAATTGAATGAGCAAACAGGTCAATTTAGAAATAGTTTTTCTGGATCAGGCACCTCGACCAACGAAGTCACACGACGTGTTAATTCTTTTATCTCAGGTTGGATTGAAGGGGCGCTAGAAAAGCTGCCTGAAATTGCCCCAGATGAAGAGTCTGCCAATAAAATCAATAATTACATTGATAAAGAATTTGAAAATATTGACCGTGAAACGTTCAAAAAACAGATGAGCGAAGCGATTAAAAACCTGACCGATGATTATGAGGTGGGATTAAAGAAAGGTCGCCGACTGTCAGTCAATCGAGCGGTCGACGGAGCTCAAAAACCGAAAATGCTCAAACGGACGTCTTCCTAA
- a CDS encoding type VI secretion system PAAR protein encodes MPNAARVGDIDTGHGCFPPTSITAGSGDVFIDGIAAARVGDPLMLHACPCPTMPHGVHGRSIAAGSGTVKINGQPAARIGDAIDCGGSIAVGSGTVIIG; translated from the coding sequence ATGCCAAATGCAGCACGAGTAGGGGATATTGACACCGGACACGGCTGTTTTCCACCCACCTCGATTACCGCAGGCAGTGGCGATGTATTTATTGACGGAATTGCTGCTGCACGTGTTGGCGATCCGTTAATGCTTCATGCGTGTCCATGTCCAACTATGCCACATGGTGTGCACGGACGTAGTATTGCCGCAGGCTCTGGTACAGTGAAAATCAATGGTCAACCCGCTGCCCGTATTGGCGATGCGATTGATTGTGGCGGGAGTATTGCAGTGGGATCCGGCACGGTCATTATTGGTTAG